From Nerophis lumbriciformis linkage group LG13, RoL_Nlum_v2.1, whole genome shotgun sequence, one genomic window encodes:
- the LOC133613152 gene encoding olfactory receptor 10J4-like encodes MDAEFNGTFITLGGFVEMDKYRYIYFVILLTLYILILCTNCTIICLIWIHRNLHEPMYIFIAALSLNSLLFSTVIYPKLCIDVLSQKQITVHSACMFQYFLYYSFGVSDFLLLSVMSYDRYVSICKPLHYPTIMGKRTVIVLLTLAWFLPACVDVPLTIFISKQKLCDYTTIGILCNNTILKLHCVKSTFVTLYGLFVLMSFAVVPVMFILFTYIKIFIITYYSCAEVRKKAAETCLPHLMVLFSFSCLCLFDVIIARLESDLPKIVRLIMTVQILVYNPLFNPIIYGVKMKEIWKHIKRLFYQLVH; translated from the coding sequence ATGGATGCTgaattcaatggaacatttataaCTCTTGGTGGCTTTGTAGAAATGGACAAGTATAGATATATTTACTTTGTCATCTTGTTGACATTATATATTCTCATCCTCTGCACTAACTGCACCATTATATGTCTAATCTGGATCCACAGGAACCTTCATGAGCCTATGTACATTTTCATTGCTGCTTTGTCACTTAACTCTCTTTTGTTTAGCACTGTTATCTACCCTAAACTTTGCATTGATGTTTTATCTCAAAAACAGATCACTGTTCATTCTGCTTGTATGTTTCAATATTTTCTCTATTATTCTTTTGGTGTTTCAGATTTCTTACTGCTGTCAGTCATGTCTTATGACAGGTATGTGTCTATCTGCAAACCTCTGCATTATCCAACTATCATGGGAAAAAGAACTGTTATTGTTCTCTTGACTTTGGCCTGGTTTCTACCTGCATGTGTGGATGTACCGCTAACTATATTTATTTCTAAACAAAAACTCTGTGACTATACAACAATAGGTATTTTATGTAACAACACAATTCTTAAGCTTCACTGTGTAAAATCAACATTTGTTACCCTTTATGGTTTGTTTGTATTGATGAGTTTTGCTGTTGTTCCTGTGATGTTCATCCTTTTTACGTACATAaagatatttataataacatattACAGTTGTGCAGAAGTCAGGAAAAAAGCGGCAGAGACATGTTTACCTCACCTGATGGTTTTATTCAGCTTCTCTTGTTTGTGTCTGTTTGATGTCATAATCGCTCGATTGGAGTCAGATCTTCCAAAAATTGTACGTTTAATAATGACCGTACAAATACTTGTGTATAATCCTCTGTTTAATCCAATCATTTATGGAGTGAAAATGAAAGAAATCTGGAAACACATCAAGAGATTGTTTTATCAACTGGTGCACTAA